Part of the Nicotiana sylvestris chromosome 5, ASM39365v2, whole genome shotgun sequence genome is shown below.
tatggcgtagCATGTGAGgcgttcacggatcacaagagtctgcagtatttgttcaagcagaagtaGCTAAATTTGaagcagagaaggtggttggagctactaaaggattatgatatcaccatcttatatcatccgagaaGGGCTAATGCGGTGGCCAAtactttgagtagaaagtcagccagtatgggcagtcttgttatattccggtcggtgagagaccgcttgccttggatgttcaagttttggccaatcagtttgtgaggttggatgtttctgagcccagttgtgtgttagcttgcacggtcgctcattCCTCTTTATTGGAgagtatccgtgatcggcagtatgataatccccatttgtgtgtccttagagacacggtgcagcacggaggtgccaagcaggttactttagataatgatggagttttgagattgcagggtcgaatttgtgtgtctaatgtggatgggcttcgagagttgattttagaggaggcccatagttcccggtactctatacatccaggcgccgcgaagatgtatcaggattggcggcagcattattggtggagaagaatgaagaagggtattgttgcatatgtggctcggtgtttgaattgttagcaggttaagtacgagcatcagagacctggtggtttgttctagaagattgagattcctgagtggaagtgagagcgtatcactatggacttcgttgttggactcccacggactcagaggaagttcgatgcagtgtgggttattgttgatagactgaccaagtcagcacatttcattcttgtggcagtctcctactcttccgAAAGGTTAGCTGACACTACAAGAATTTGGATTTTTAATGGCAACATATAGTGGCGACCCTATAGGTTGCTACAACATTTACAGAATTAGCAGCGACACTAAAAGGTCACTACAGAAGGTGAATATTTAGCAGCGACTTTTCTGAGGTCGCCTTTGGTGTGGCTGAAATTTTTGGTCCCACTCACAATAAAATTTTGGCTCCAAATTATTTGTGGCGACTTTTAATATATCGCGGCTAAAGACATTTTGTAGCGACGGGGTCGCTACTATACCCtagaaattttaatttaaaataacaaaacaaaattaaaaaagcTGATTCTTTCTAATTAATTTGGACGAACCCCTCTTCACAGAGACACAGACACTCAAACTCTCCTCTCTCTAGAAATCTCTCCCCCCTCTCTAAAATCACTTATCTGCAAAAATTTCATAACCCAGCTCTAAATCTCTCTAATCAAAATGTGAATCTCATTTATCAGGTATGTGTTCAAATCCCtaatcttttcctttttcttttaggAACGAAAATCTCATAGCTGCTGTTCAAATCCATATCGATTTTGTGGTGGAAAAATTGCACAACTGATTTCTTTCATATAGTTGCTAGTGACCCTAatcctttcttttttgtttataCCCATACTAgtttatatataaatttatgtTTGCATTTTTTTGTAAGGATTCTTTAAGGCAAAATTTTCAACATGCAGTTAGGGATTATTGTTATTTCAGTAATTTTACATTTGTATTCTTAGATTTCATCTCGAATTTCTCTGAACCATTTGATATTCTACaggaatacaaaaaaaaaagccGCACAGAAAGACTCATTTGAGGCGTATTTAGTGTTGGTGTTGTTGATTTTCAGTCTTGATAGAAATCTTTGTTTGGGTAAGTTAAAATCTTCTTGTTGAGATACCTATTGTATGTTGGTATTCCATTCTTAGTTTGGGCAAAATATGCTTGTTACTGCTACTCTCACTGCCATTAATTAATCCTAGTTTCAACGATTGGCTTGGACTGCTAAGTATATTATAAATAAGAAAACTGATTTTTTATGAATGCAGAGTACTAAATACTGCATAAAAAACAGTTGGTGTGATTTTGTTGTGTGTTTATGCGTGTAAcaatataataagttttgttGAGGCTCTAACATGACCTTTTGGTCTAGTTTTGCCTGAACAAGTATGTTTCTTTTTATTAATCTTATATTTTTATGGGTGTTAACATCAAGCTTTCTGTGTAAAGTTACATATTATCACAAGTCAACTTAACGTAATTATATGAAGAAGGTAAATTAATGGACAAAAAAGTGACTAACAGAAAATGGCTATGAGGTAAATTCTTCCCTTGTTAAATCCATATCAAATTTTTCAGCAAAATGTTAGCTTTTTCTTCAGGTGAAGGAAATTTTCAAGATGAGGTATGTAAAGAAATTACTAAAAGTTTAAATCTTGAAAATGGTAGTAATAAAAATCTAAGTATTGGTTCTTTTCTTAGGAAAGGTCTTGAATTTTATTGGAATTTAAAGAAACATCAAGAAAATGTTGAAGTGTTTCATAAATGGAGTAGAATGTAGAAAATCACTTGAAGAAGAaatttttgctatgtttgagaATATACATAGGCATTATTCATCAGCTGGTGATTTGGGTACTTTAGATTTTAATGGAGAAAGTCAGTATTATAATTTTCCTGGAGATGAACTAACTATAGCTAAAGGGTACTCAACTATGATTGAATCTTTGGCATTTGTTTTACCACCTGGTTTGATTCAATTAGGCCgaaaagtcacaaaaattgaATGGCGAAATGATGACtgtgacttaaaatttgaaaatggTGATGGTATTAAACCAGTGAAGTTACATTGTAGTGATGGATCAGTAATGCATGCTGATCATGTCATTGTAACAGTCTCATTAGGGTACTAGAACAAGGAGTTCACGACGATTCTGGTTTTTTCATGATAAACATTTAATCATGATTACACATTTTTTATAAGGCATATATATGTTACTGTAAGGCTGCAAGAATATGTAATACTTCTTTCGGACTGATATTCTTTTGAAACATTCTACACATTTTTTACAGTAGAATTAAATGCATGTATTTGGCCACTTAAACAATAACTTGAATGTAAAATTGTTTCTTGATCATCTAAAAAAGGAGTTTAGAGCCTACCAATTTAattctctttgagtctagttggGTAAGAGATGTTAAATTTGTTTATCAATAAGGTGTTTGTAGATGTGACagtgtatattttttttatgaagCTAGTTAATTTCCTTGTAACCAAAAGGTGTGTAAGAGTAAAAACTTGCTGTAATATTTCTCATTTTATTTAGAGGTGATTTGATTTGTTCATTTCTCTTGTATGTTAGttattatatatgttttgattATTATCAATGCTGCACTTTTATTTAATtaactttcttttttctttaaataGAAAGGATGGATAAAAGTTGGTTGAATATTAGGAATAGAGTCGACCAAAGGTACAGAGATGGCGTAGACaactttcttaattgggcattcaGTCAACCAACAGTGAGCACTATGATTCGGTGTCCTTGTAAAGGGTGTATGAATATCGAGTTCAAGCTACGTGTTGGTGTAAAAGGAGATTTATTGAGGAAGGGATTTTGGGATTCTTATAAAGTGTGGGACTTACATGGAGAAGTGTCAGTTAGAGTTGAAACTTCTAGTGTTGTAGTTAGTGATGATGAAGCAGAAAATGATAGCATTGAAGAGGACAATATTGGTGAAATGATTCACGATGCTTGTGGATATACGAATGTGGAggataataacaacaataataataataatttagagTACAACGAAGAGCCAAATATACATGCAACAAAGTTCTACGAATTGTTAGAAGATGCTGAGACAGAACTTTATCCTGGTTGTAAAAAAGTCTCGAAGTTGTCTTTTATTGTTAAACTACTTCACTTGAAGTATCTTAACCATTGGAGCAACAAATCTATGGATGCACTATTGAGCTTCTTTAAAGAAGTTCTTCCCGAGGGGTCATTTGTGCTAAATTCTTTCTATGAAGCAAAGAAAGTTCTTTGTGACCTCGGCTTGGGGTACACCAAAATAGATGCATGTCGGAATGATTGTATTTTATATTGGTGTGATTATGTCGATATTCAAGCATGTCCTAAGTGCGGTAAGTCTAGATGGAAGTCCGAAGAACACGTAGGCAAGAAAGTAGCTCATAAAATCTTGCGGCATTTTCCAATCAAACCAAGGCTTCAAAGATTGTACATGGCAAGAGAGACAGCTAAAAGGATGAGGTGGCACAAGAAGGGAAATATTGATGATGGTATCTTGCGACATCCGTCTGACTCAATAGCATGGAAATCCTTTGATGCACAACATCCTACCTTTTCAGCTGAGTTAAGAAATGTTCGCCTAGGCTTGGCGAGTGATGGGTTCCAACCTTATGGGAACATGAGTTCTAATCATAGTATTTGGCCAGTTGTACTAGCTACATATAATTTTCTACCATGGGATTGCATGAAAAATCTGTATTTTATGATGACACTTCTTATTCCAGGCCCTAAGTGTCCAGGCAATGATATCGATGTATATTTACAACCAATGATtgaagagttgaaagaattataGGTTGGGGTGGAGACTTATGATGCACACTCAAAATCTAATTTTCTGATACGTGTGGCTATCATGTGGACAATCAATGACTTTCCTGTATATGGGAATCTTTCAGGATGGTCAACCAAAGGCAAGCTTGCATGCCCTTGTTTCCATAAAGATACACAATCGACTTCCTTACGTAGTAAGTTGTATTATATGGGTCATCGTCGCTTTCTTCCCATGGACCATCCATGGCGTAGAAGTAGGATGTTATTTGATGGGAAATTGAAATGGGAGTTATGCCTAACCCTTTAATAGGTGATGGAGCACTTATGCAATTACAAGCATTAGGTAATGTGACTTTTGGTAAAGGACAAAAAAGAAAGCGTGATGTTCATAATAATGCATACAATTGGAAGAAGAAAAGTATCTTTTTCCAATTGCCTTATTGGAAGAGTCTTATGTTACGACATAACCTTGATGTGATGCACATCGAAAGAAATGTGTCCGACAATATTATATCAACTGTCATGAATATGGCTGGAAAGACAAAAGACACATTGAAAAGTATATATGACTTGATGGACCTTGGAATCAGACAAAGGTTGCATCCAATTGAGGATGGGAATAATATTTTGTTACCTACAACATGCTATGCATTGTCCCCGGAAGAGAAGCTGAAGGTATGTAGTTTCTTGGCTAATCTGAAGGTTCCTGATGTCTTTTCCTCAAACATTTCAAGGTGTGTCAATATACAGGAAAAGAAGATACATGGATTGAAATGTCATGATCATCATATATTGTTGCAAGACATTTTTCCAGTAGCTATACGTGGTTTGCTACCCAAGAAAGTGTGTGATCCAATTATAGCTTTAGGAAAATTTTTCAAGAATATATACTCTAAGTGCTTGACGATTGAAGATCTTGATATCCTAGAGGCAGAAATTCCTATTATTTTGTACAAACTTCAACTTGTTTTCCCTCCGGCGTTCTTTTATGTCATGGTTCATTTGCCAATTCACTTGCCAAGTGAGGCAAAGCTTGGTGGAACAGCTCAATATCGGAATATGTATCCTATAGAGaggtaatttattttttaataatttcgaTGCTATAGTTTTAGAATGACATATATTATATTAATGAGTTATTTTATATAGGTATTTGCGAACACTTAAGTCATATGTTCGCAATAAAAATCGTCTAGAAGGTTCAATTGCAGAAGGTTATTTGGCAGAGGAAAGCCTTACATTTTACTCACGATACTTGAAGAATATCTCAACCAAGTTTAATAAACCAACTAGGAATGATGATGGATTTGTGTCAAATGATGAGATGTCTATCTTTAAAAAAAGTGGTCAAACAAAAGGTGCTTCAGAAGACATCAAGCTATCTCATGATGAGTTTAAACAAGCATGTATGTATGTGCTTCAAAATGGTGAAGAGGTTTCGCATTTCATGGAGTAAGTCTCTTATTAACTCCAAGATAGTTTCACATTGATATAATCTGAACCAGATTAATCTTAACTAACTTGAAATATAGGGAATATACAAGAAAGATTGAAAGCCAAAGTTCAATGGAGCTCATAAAAATGAGTTTCTTGATTGGTTTCATGCACGTGTAGGTGTCCACTTAATTAATAATATTGATATTTGTTTAATCATCCCATCATGTTATTGGTCATAACAGTGTTGTTCATCTTTGTAGATATTTGTACTATCTTCACAAGGATGCGCAAATGATGAGCTCATAAGCTTAGCCGCCAGTCCTGCACCATTAGTACATCGATATTAAACATTTATAGTAAATGGATTTAGATTTCATACAAAAGAGATTGCATTGAGAAGAAAAACGCAAAATAGTGGTGTTCTTGTGAGAGGAGATGATTCAGACTCTAATAAGGAGTATTATGGTGTATTAGAGGACATTTATGAGTTATCTTATGTAGGAAATAGAAAAGTTTACTTATTCAAGTGTCATTGGTGGGATGTGGTTCTCTTAGGAAGAGGATATAAGACAGACAAATATGGCTTCACAAGTGTGAATACTCGGTTTGAATACAAATGAGCCATTTGTGTTGGCATCTCAGTCGGAGCAAGTCTTTTACTTGGACGACATGGTCGATAAGGATTGTCTTATTGTTGTGAAGACAAATCCTCGCGACCTTTTTAAAGTGCTTGATAATGATGATAATTGTGTAGAAAGTGAAGATGAAGAATTAGTGAATGAAGAAGTCTATCAACAAGAGGAAGCTGAATTTAATACTTCGTACACCGATGACCAAGAAAATATTGTTGAGGTGTCTCTACATAGAGATAATGTTGAACCACAAAGTATTAACTACGATCATGCAAGTACGCAAGCTCAAAACAATGTGCATAATGAGGAAGATGATTTCATAAATGACAATCATATAGAAATATCAGAGAGTGAAGATAGCGAAGAAGAGttatttgatgatgatgatggggAAGACACCGATACATCCTTTTGAAAACTAAGAAGCAAAAGACTAATGATATAGATGTTACATCGTGTTTTGAAAATTCTCtgtatttttgtccatattattGTCCGTATTAGACTAACAGTGAAATTAGTTCTTGGTGTTTGAAGCTTTGTGTTGATATCTTATTTTTGGAAGTTCTCTGTATGTTTGTCCTTATTAGACTTACGATGAACTTCGTTCATGATGCTTGTAGCTTTATGTATACATCTTATTTTAAAAAGTTCTCTGTAATTTTTGTCCTAATTAGATTGAATGAAATTAATTCGAAATGTTTGAAGCTTTAATTTCATAACAAAATCAGTGGTGATAAAGGAGAAATCCTATTGCCGAAGAAATAGACACACCAGATAAAGTTTGGGAGATCCAACATACGTGCAAGGATGATAAAGGAGAACTGGTGTGGGTGGATTCACAATCCCAACAAATTCATGTAATTATATAATATCATAGACTTGTTATCTTTCTGTTTCTATAAGTTACATTGAGTGTGTTTTATTATGTTTTGATGTAAATGATTATGCATAAATGCAGGGTCAACTCCAGGAAGTTGTCGCTCAATAACAATCTGAAGAGATCGAGCATCCCATGACTAGAGATGGGATTTTATCCACCGTTCTTGGTGAGAGAACAGGCTATGTTCGCGGAAAAGGATACGGAATGAAGCCTCCTAAAAAGAGTAACATGCAGCATGCAAATATAGAGCCCAACGTGTCTTCAACTATGGAAATTGTGCATCAAGAGTGCAAGCCGATATGGATAGAAAGTTTCAAGAAGAACGTGAACAAATGGTTGCTGAGTTGAAAAGAAATATGTAGCTTGAGTTGCAAAGGAAGTTGGCAGAGGAGCGTGAACACGCAAATGCAGAAGTGCAAAGGAAGTTGGCAGAGGAGCGTGAACACGCAAATGCAGAAGTAGGCAAGAGGATCCATCTAGAAGTGGACAAGAGGATGCATGGACAATTTGCTAGTTTCATGATCAGAATGCAACAACAGGTACTTGCTTCGCCGCTTCTTAACAATTCTTCTTCTTTCTCGGCATTTCTTCTTCCTTAATTCTGGATAATTCTTCTGTCACTTGCTCCCTATCTTCTTTTCAACTTCTCCTTCTTTAAATTTCATCCTCTTGATAATAAACTATTGGGCTGTTTTTTGTTTATGTGAAATCTGGATTTTTCGACAGCATATGTAGGTGTTTAAAAAAAGGCCTGGGGGGGGgggctgctgctgctgctgtttcTTTTAAAATTTATGCACATTACTTTTAGGCACTGATGCTGCTCTTCCCTGGAAAGATTCAACATATCATCTGTATGGGTAAAATATGTATTAAAGTGAGTCTTTAATAGAACTGTGGTTCTTTGAAAGAAGTAAAGCTAAGGGAAAATGATCTGTACAACTTTCTAAAAAAGTTTTTCATGTTTGCAGATAAATAAAGAGTAATTTAGTCAAATAATCCCTTATAATTAATGTTATTAACTGATTTTCTAAAAGTTGTGTTAAAACCTTAAAATGGACGGTAGTGAGTGTCTTTTACGTGACATACATTTTTTTAGAGGATGATCGACTGCTACATTTCTTAGCAGGGACAAGGCGCATAAACAATGGTATCGTTCAAGGATGGTGTCGACCAAGGAGCAATTACAAGGAACTtaatattttatcttttttgGGATATGTATATGCGTACAATTACAATGCACAATGAAGTGTCGTGTAGTATTATGTAATTGAGTTTTTAGTGATGAAAATATTTATAATATTTAGTTTGAGAATTTCTTTTGgtgttttttaaatattattggtttCTTTTAATATTGATAGTCAATAGATGTGAATATCCCGTCATTATATTTAGAGAATTAGGGTCCCACCggaaatatatataattttggtCATTATAGCTTTTGAGAAGATAGGTTTTAGTGGCGACATTATTTTGTCACAAAATATTAGTAATTGTTGCGATGTTAAAATTGCCACTATTAGTTTATTTCTTTTGCAGCGACTTTAGTCGCAACAGAAAGTTATTGCACCTTTCTTGGTTTATTATTTGTAGCGACATGAGTCGCTACTAAAAGTCATTTATAGTAGCGATATGAACTTGCCATTGAAAATATGTTTTGGCAGCGAAAGCAGTCCCCGCTAAAAGGGAATAGTAGTGGCGACCCAGCTAAAATTTTATTCTTGTGGAACCATTTTTGTAGCGGGTTTTGTGACCTTTTGTGGCAACTGTGTCGCCGCATAATATGAGCTTTTAGCAGCGACCTTTTGAAGTCGCCACAAATACATTTTAGTTATGGTTTTCCTTGTAGCAACACAAATGTCGCCACTAATAACATGTAGCAACGACTTTCATGGATTTTGTAGAGACTTTGGTCGCCGCAATAAGGCTGATTTATTGTAGtgtgagatctatattcgggagattgtttgtcttcatggtgtgcccgagtctatcatttcggatcgaggtatgcagtttacctcccatttctggagagcaattcagtgagagttgggcatacgggttgagttgagcacaacattttatccttagaaggacgggcagtccgagcggactattcagattttggaggatatgattcgagcttgtgtcattaacTTTCGAGTTTGCCGCAAAATATGAGCTTTTAGTAGCGACCTTTTGAAGTCGCCACAAATACATTTCAGTTACGGTTTTCCTTGTAGCAACACAAATGTCGCCACTGATAACATGTAGCAGCGACTTTCATGGATTTTGTAGCGACTTTGGTCGCCGCAATAAGGCTGATTTCTTGTAGtgtgagatctatattcgggagattgttcatcttcatggtgtgcccgagtctatcatttcagatcgaggtatgtagtttacctcccatttctggagagcaattcagcgagagttgggcacacgggttgatttgagcacaacattttatcCATAGaaggacgggcagtccgagcggactattcagattttggaggatatgattCGAGCTTGTGtttaactttggaggctcgtgggatcagttttttcctttagcagagtttgcctacaacaacagctaccaatcgagtatccagatggctctgtataaaactttatatggtaggcggtgtcggtcgccagttggatgttttgagctgggggaggctcggttgttgggtacggatatggttcaggatgccttgtaCAActtcaggatcattcaggataggcttcgtacatctcagtccagacaaaagagttatgccggccgtaaggttcatgatttggcattcatggtcggtgagcgggtattgcttcgagtgtcacctatgaagggcgtgatgagatttgggaagaagggcaagcttagccctaggtttattggcccgtttgagattcttgatcgagtgggagaggtggcttacagacttgcattgttgccgagcttatcagtcgtgcatcaagtatttcatgtgtccatgcttcgaaaatatcatggcgatccatcccacgtgttagatttcaacactatccagttggacaaggacttgtcttatgaggaggagccggcagctattctagaccggcaggttcatcagttgagatcgaagagtttttcttctgttcatgttcagtggagaggttagcccgcTGAGGCAATGACCTGGGaattcgagtccgatatgcggagccgttatctcCATATTTTCCCCGACTgaggtacttccttcttttgtccgttcgaggataaacaattgttttagaggtggaggatgtgataacccaaaaggtcatcacttgatttaaaagtaaattctgcattttgaggccttaaaaacctctttcggcatcacctcgatttgcgtacgcTGTACGGGCGCATAGCCGaaaaagccattttgtgaaaatctgtgaaaaatgatgaatttcgcatttaaaatgagtttaaattgacttcgatcaacattttaggtaaacggacctggacacGTGATTGGAccgtcccggagggtctgtagcaaaatatgggacttgggcgtatgcccggaatcgaattccgatgtcccaagcccgagaaatgaatatttaaagaaaattgttttctgaaattgtttatgagttttggaaatgaaaactGTTTAAAACTTGATGTTATCGggtcgtattttggttccggagcccggtataggtcttatatgtgatttaagataagtctgtgaagtttggtaagaaactgacttgaaacgacgtgaatcagatcgtttttgagaaaaatggaaCATTTGAAGTTCTTAAACAATTTCattattttgatgctaaattaatagttgttgatgttattttggtgatttgaatgcacgagtaagtccgtagggtatttttgaggtagtgtacatgttttgtttggagccccgagggctcggatgagtttcagataggtctcgggaggttttgaacttaggaaaaattgtAGAATATACTGTCTGCTGGTGTCCAGGactttgttctatgcgatcgcataggaaaGTTCGCGACCGCATAATGTAATTTCAGGGGGTCCATTTTtgtactatgcgatcgcataggtcctTCTGtgatcgcgtagagtaaattcTGGGAGGTCCATTTTTGTTCT
Proteins encoded:
- the LOC138868752 gene encoding uncharacterized protein produces the protein MDKSWLNIRNRVDQRYRDGVDNFLNWAFSQPTVSTMIRCPCKGCMNIEFKLRVGVKGDLLRKGFWDSYKVWDLHGEVSVRVETSSVVVSDDEAENDSIEEDNIGEMIHDACGYTNVEDNNNNNNNNLEYNEEPNIHATKFYELLEDAETELYPGCKKVSKLSFIVKLLHLKYLNHWSNKSMDALLSFFKEVLPEGSFVLNSFYEAKKVLCDLGLGYTKIDACRNDCILYWCDYVDIQACPKCGKSRWKSEEHVGKKVAHKILRHFPIKPRLQRLYMARETAKRMRWHKKGNIDDGILRHPSDSIAWKSFDAQHPTFSAELRNVRLGLASDGFQPYGNMSSNHSIWPVVLATYNFLPWDCMKNLYFMMTLLIPGPKCPGNDIDVYLQPMIEELKEL